From Halomicrobium zhouii, a single genomic window includes:
- a CDS encoding aconitate hydratase yields the protein MGQTLTEKILDDHLVEGELTPGEEIGIEIDQVLTQDTTGTLVWLQFEALDLDEVQTELAAQYCDHQTFQFDFKNTDDHRFLRSAAGTFGAHFSRPGNGICHNVHKENFAAPGKTMLGSDSHTPTPGGLGELAIGAGGLDIAVAMGGGAYYVEMPEVVNVRLEGELPAWATAKDVILELLRRLSVKGGVGKVLEYTGPGVESLTVPERTTITNMGTELGATSSIFPTDDQTRDYLSRLGREDEYVDVQPDEDADYADEIVVDLSDLEPLIAQPSMPDNVVPVREVEGVDVDQVIIGSCTNGAYEDMLPAAKMLEGRNTDKTTDMIVQPGSKQASEMLAREGWTAELMAAGVNFSEATCGACIGIGHVPASDSVSLRTFNRNFEGRSGIEDDNVYLCSPEVATAAAIKGEIVDPRDLAEELGDLEDPGIELPDEYIGSSESDLIPPEEAVDDDLIKGPNIGDVPLKEPLGSEIDGEALLKMEDNITTDHIIPATADILKFRSNIDKLSDFTLSRVDDTFAQRARNNDGGLLVAGENYGQGSSREHAALCPMYLGIDAVLAQSFARIHKANLFNFGIVPLEIDEETYEQIEQGDDIEIVTDVAEAIASGQEEFTIRVNDDWEATAILDASERERRFLADGGKLTHTKQQHDSGSGATPADD from the coding sequence ATGGGACAGACGCTCACGGAAAAAATTCTTGACGATCACCTCGTCGAAGGCGAGCTGACGCCTGGTGAGGAGATCGGAATCGAGATCGATCAGGTCCTGACGCAGGACACCACCGGCACGCTCGTCTGGCTCCAGTTCGAGGCGCTCGACCTGGACGAAGTGCAGACGGAACTGGCCGCCCAGTACTGTGACCACCAGACGTTCCAGTTCGACTTCAAGAACACGGACGACCACCGGTTCCTCCGGTCGGCCGCCGGCACGTTCGGCGCACACTTCTCCCGGCCCGGCAACGGTATCTGCCACAACGTCCACAAGGAGAACTTCGCCGCCCCCGGCAAGACGATGCTCGGCTCGGACTCACATACCCCCACCCCCGGTGGCCTGGGCGAACTCGCCATCGGCGCGGGCGGCCTCGACATCGCCGTCGCGATGGGCGGTGGCGCCTACTACGTCGAGATGCCCGAGGTCGTCAACGTCCGACTCGAGGGCGAGCTGCCCGCGTGGGCGACCGCCAAGGACGTCATCCTCGAACTGCTCCGTCGCCTCTCCGTCAAGGGCGGCGTCGGCAAGGTGCTCGAGTACACCGGCCCGGGCGTCGAGAGCCTGACCGTCCCGGAGCGGACGACGATCACCAACATGGGGACGGAACTCGGTGCGACCTCCTCGATCTTCCCGACTGACGATCAGACGAGAGACTACCTCTCGCGACTCGGCCGCGAGGACGAGTACGTCGACGTCCAGCCCGACGAGGACGCCGACTACGCCGACGAGATCGTCGTCGACCTGTCCGACCTCGAACCGCTCATCGCCCAGCCGTCGATGCCCGACAACGTCGTCCCCGTCCGCGAGGTCGAGGGCGTCGACGTCGACCAGGTCATCATCGGCTCCTGTACCAACGGCGCCTACGAGGACATGCTGCCCGCGGCCAAGATGCTCGAAGGGCGCAACACGGACAAGACGACGGACATGATCGTCCAGCCCGGTTCCAAGCAGGCCTCCGAGATGCTGGCCCGCGAGGGCTGGACGGCCGAACTGATGGCCGCCGGCGTCAACTTCTCCGAGGCGACCTGCGGTGCGTGTATCGGTATCGGTCACGTGCCCGCCTCCGATTCGGTCTCGCTGCGGACCTTCAACCGCAACTTCGAGGGCCGTTCCGGCATCGAGGACGACAACGTCTACCTCTGCTCGCCGGAGGTGGCCACCGCGGCCGCCATCAAGGGCGAGATCGTCGACCCCCGCGACCTCGCGGAGGAACTCGGCGACCTCGAGGACCCGGGCATCGAGCTCCCCGACGAGTACATCGGCAGCTCCGAGTCCGACCTCATTCCGCCGGAGGAGGCCGTCGACGACGACCTCATCAAGGGCCCCAACATCGGCGACGTGCCGCTGAAAGAGCCGCTGGGAAGCGAGATCGACGGTGAGGCCCTCCTCAAGATGGAGGACAACATCACCACCGACCACATCATCCCGGCGACGGCGGACATCCTCAAGTTCCGCTCGAACATCGACAAGCTGAGTGACTTCACGCTCAGCCGCGTCGACGACACGTTCGCCCAGCGCGCCCGGAACAACGACGGCGGTCTGCTGGTCGCCGGCGAGAACTACGGCCAGGGCTCCTCGCGCGAACACGCGGCCCTGTGCCCGATGTACCTGGGCATCGACGCCGTCCTCGCCCAGTCCTTCGCCCGCATCCACAAGGCGAACCTGTTCAACTTCGGTATCGTCCCCCTCGAAATCGACGAGGAGACCTACGAGCAGATCGAGCAGGGCGACGACATCGAGATCGTCACCGACGTCGCCGAGGCCATCGCCTCCGGCCAGGAGGAGTTCACCATCCGCGTGAACGACGACTGGGAGGCGACCGCGATCCTCGACGCCTCCGAGCGGGAACGCCGCTTCCTCGCCGACGGTGGCAAGCTGACCCACACGAAGCAACAGCACGACAGCGGGAGTGGTGCGACGCCTGCTGACGACTAG
- a CDS encoding deoxyuridine 5'-triphosphate nucleotidohydrolase: MFRSGAFVADVLGDLHDDQPQPNGVDLTLGAVYEQVSPGRIGRDGKRVGDRAELEPNEDGVYTLDPGGYVVEYGERVVVPDDHVGFVLPRSSLLRNSCTLDTAVWDAGYEGRGEGLLEVHHTIELERGARIAQFVLADAAHDGTYDGSYQGENLD; encoded by the coding sequence ATGTTCAGGAGCGGCGCGTTCGTCGCCGACGTCCTCGGCGACCTGCACGACGACCAGCCACAGCCAAACGGCGTCGATCTCACGCTCGGTGCCGTCTACGAACAGGTATCGCCGGGACGCATCGGCCGCGACGGGAAACGCGTCGGTGACCGGGCGGAACTGGAACCGAACGAGGACGGCGTCTACACGCTCGACCCGGGCGGTTACGTCGTCGAGTACGGGGAACGCGTCGTCGTTCCCGACGACCACGTCGGCTTCGTCCTCCCGCGGTCGTCGCTGCTGCGCAACTCCTGTACGCTCGACACCGCCGTCTGGGACGCGGGCTACGAGGGCCGTGGCGAGGGGCTCCTGGAGGTCCACCACACGATAGAACTGGAACGGGGCGCCCGCATCGCGCAGTTCGTCCTCGCCGACGCCGCCCACGACGGTACGTACGACGGTTCCTACCAGGGCGAGAACCTGGACTGA
- a CDS encoding HalOD1 output domain-containing protein produces the protein MSSNDGTPYMIRHESDLGDDEWISPEPADDVITDAVVATGAVDADDVDDLSTYVDVSALAAVLDGEDEQITFSVEDHEVVVASDGSIDVTVE, from the coding sequence ATGAGTTCGAACGATGGGACCCCGTACATGATCCGCCACGAGTCCGACCTCGGGGACGACGAGTGGATCTCGCCGGAACCCGCGGACGACGTAATCACCGACGCCGTGGTCGCCACGGGTGCCGTCGACGCCGACGACGTCGACGACCTGTCTACCTACGTCGACGTGTCGGCCCTGGCAGCGGTTCTCGACGGCGAGGACGAGCAGATCACCTTCTCCGTCGAGGACCACGAGGTCGTCGTCGCCAGCGACGGATCGATCGACGTGACCGTGGAGTAA
- a CDS encoding methylglyoxal synthase, whose product MTRVALIAHDEKKPDIIDLVREYEDLLATFDLVGTGTTGKRITEETDLDVERKQSGPLGGDTQIGAEVADDALDGIVFLRDPLTAQPHEPDISALLRICDVHDVPLATTRTGAEYLLDGLALDADFDLDP is encoded by the coding sequence ATGACGCGCGTCGCGCTCATCGCCCACGACGAGAAGAAGCCCGACATCATCGACCTCGTCCGGGAGTACGAGGACCTGCTGGCGACGTTCGACCTCGTCGGCACCGGGACGACGGGCAAACGAATCACCGAAGAGACCGACCTCGACGTCGAGCGCAAGCAGTCGGGGCCGCTCGGCGGCGACACCCAGATCGGCGCCGAAGTGGCCGACGACGCCCTCGACGGCATCGTCTTCCTGCGCGACCCCCTGACCGCCCAGCCCCACGAACCGGACATCTCTGCCCTGCTGCGGATCTGTGACGTCCACGACGTCCCGCTGGCGACGACCCGGACCGGCGCGGAGTACCTGCTCGACGGCCTCGCGCTCGACGCCGACTTCGACCTGGATCCGTAG
- a CDS encoding DUF502 domain-containing protein, translating into MPLGNRLKNSFVAGLLLVAPLVVTLLVGRIVVGWTLGIVDPLVQWTGLAAYVANDQLLAQILAVVLVLVTITVLGALAQWTVGQRVFGGVGRVVNFIPLVDTVYSSVRQVASSLVDRDSRYESVVLVEYPREGVYSIGLVTAESPRAVEAVAGEEAYNVFLPNSPNPTGGRLLVVPADQIHEIEMSVQQGMRQIVTTGMGSNGDSASQQPSGEFVAEARGD; encoded by the coding sequence ATGCCTCTCGGGAACCGTCTCAAGAACAGCTTCGTCGCGGGATTGCTGCTCGTCGCGCCGCTCGTCGTCACGCTGCTGGTCGGGCGCATCGTCGTGGGATGGACGCTGGGAATCGTCGATCCGCTCGTCCAGTGGACCGGGCTCGCGGCGTACGTCGCCAACGACCAGTTGCTCGCCCAGATCCTCGCCGTCGTCCTCGTCCTCGTGACGATCACCGTCCTCGGCGCGCTGGCGCAGTGGACGGTCGGCCAGCGAGTCTTCGGTGGCGTCGGCCGGGTGGTGAACTTCATCCCGCTGGTCGACACCGTCTACTCCAGCGTTCGCCAGGTCGCCTCGTCGCTGGTCGACCGGGACAGCCGGTACGAGAGCGTCGTCCTGGTGGAGTACCCGCGCGAGGGGGTGTACTCCATCGGCCTGGTGACCGCCGAGAGCCCGCGGGCCGTCGAGGCCGTCGCCGGCGAGGAGGCGTACAACGTCTTCCTGCCAAACAGCCCGAACCCGACCGGCGGGCGCCTGCTCGTGGTACCCGCCGACCAGATCCACGAGATAGAGATGAGCGTCCAGCAGGGGATGCGACAGATCGTCACGACGGGGATGGGTTCGAACGGCGACTCCGCCAGCCAGCAGCCCTCCGGGGAGTTCGTGGCCGAGGCCCGAGGGGACTAA
- a CDS encoding glutaredoxin family protein gives MTFEPEQERSPEEVAETVEDTIANEDVALFMKGTELMPQCGYSRKALGLIKQHHEDVATVNVLEATDAYREALSEYSGRETIPQTFVDGEFVGGSDILEQLDEQGDLEETLEA, from the coding sequence ATGACCTTCGAACCCGAGCAGGAGCGCTCGCCCGAGGAAGTCGCGGAGACAGTCGAGGACACCATCGCGAACGAGGACGTCGCGCTGTTCATGAAGGGCACCGAGTTGATGCCCCAGTGCGGCTACTCGCGCAAGGCACTCGGCCTGATCAAGCAACACCACGAAGACGTCGCGACGGTGAACGTGCTGGAGGCGACCGACGCCTATCGGGAGGCGCTCTCGGAGTACAGCGGCCGGGAGACCATTCCGCAGACGTTCGTCGACGGCGAGTTCGTCGGCGGGAGCGACATCCTCGAACAGCTCGACGAGCAGGGCGACCTCGAAGAGACGCTGGAGGCGTAG
- a CDS encoding BolA/IbaG family iron-sulfur metabolism protein, translating into MDADDIETLIEEEIPDAEATVTTPRDPDDDKHFAVDVVSPAFAGETLVDQHQLVHDALGEHLTRDIHAIELTTRTPDEA; encoded by the coding sequence ATGGACGCCGACGACATCGAGACGCTCATCGAGGAGGAGATCCCCGACGCCGAGGCCACCGTGACCACGCCGCGTGACCCTGACGACGACAAGCACTTCGCCGTCGACGTCGTCTCGCCGGCCTTCGCAGGCGAGACGCTGGTCGACCAGCACCAGCTCGTCCACGACGCGCTGGGCGAGCACCTCACCAGGGACATCCACGCCATCGAGCTGACGACGCGGACGCCGGACGAGGCGTGA
- a CDS encoding DUF763 domain-containing protein has translation MARRSSADLPLHSGSAPSWLFDRMVDLAEVVAEAVVDEYGQDELVRRLSDPYWFQALGCVLGFDWHSSGVTTTTMGALKEALDGHEHGVTVVGGKGATSLKTPDEIDASSVDLSTGTREELKRTSRLSAAVDNGCVQDSYDIYHHTMAVSELGAWCVVQQGMGEDMARRYHWRSDDVDSFVEEPQAAICSDEKRADPLDLTADASDEIREISVDLVQDDPAHLKRELQGQRSLGDFTGDGGTAGPASDATGDDGGLREKLAADPDLTMPSHHELSKADLSMDAVDQLQRAYEVQPSDYEELVDLEGVGPGSLRALALIGELVYDAESSREDPAKYAYAHGGKDATPHPVERERYDQSVEFMRSMLEGSELDRETKQSSLERLAELQRG, from the coding sequence ATGGCTCGCCGCAGCAGCGCCGACCTGCCGCTCCACAGCGGGTCGGCCCCGTCGTGGCTCTTCGACCGGATGGTCGACCTGGCCGAGGTCGTCGCAGAGGCCGTCGTCGATGAGTACGGCCAGGACGAACTCGTCCGGCGACTCTCGGACCCCTACTGGTTCCAGGCGCTGGGGTGCGTCCTCGGGTTCGACTGGCACTCCTCCGGCGTCACGACCACGACGATGGGTGCGCTGAAGGAAGCGCTGGACGGCCACGAACACGGCGTCACCGTCGTCGGCGGGAAGGGCGCGACCTCGCTGAAGACCCCCGACGAAATCGACGCCAGTTCGGTCGACCTCTCGACGGGCACGCGCGAGGAGCTGAAGCGGACCTCCCGGCTGAGCGCCGCCGTGGACAACGGCTGCGTGCAGGATTCCTACGACATCTACCACCACACGATGGCCGTCTCGGAGTTGGGCGCCTGGTGCGTCGTCCAGCAGGGGATGGGCGAGGACATGGCCCGGCGTTACCACTGGCGCTCCGACGACGTCGACAGCTTCGTCGAGGAGCCCCAGGCGGCCATCTGCTCCGACGAGAAACGGGCCGACCCGCTGGACCTGACGGCCGACGCGTCCGACGAGATCCGCGAGATCTCCGTCGACCTCGTGCAGGACGACCCGGCGCATCTCAAGCGCGAACTCCAGGGCCAGCGCTCGTTAGGTGATTTCACGGGCGACGGTGGAACGGCGGGACCAGCCAGTGACGCGACCGGCGACGACGGCGGCCTGCGCGAGAAACTGGCCGCCGACCCCGACCTGACGATGCCGAGCCACCACGAACTCAGCAAGGCCGACCTCTCGATGGACGCCGTCGACCAGCTCCAGCGCGCCTACGAGGTCCAGCCCAGCGACTACGAGGAGCTCGTCGACCTGGAGGGCGTCGGTCCCGGATCGCTCCGGGCGCTGGCGCTCATCGGCGAACTCGTCTACGACGCCGAGAGCTCCCGGGAGGACCCGGCGAAGTACGCCTACGCCCACGGCGGCAAGGACGCGACGCCCCATCCCGTCGAGCGCGAGCGCTACGACCAGTCCGTGGAGTTCATGCGCTCGATGCTCGAAGGCTCGGAACTCGACCGCGAGACGAAACAGAGTTCGCTAGAGCGACTGGCCGAGTTGCAGCGCGGATAG
- a CDS encoding ABC transporter ATP-binding protein, with protein MSEVALDHVTKRFDSTTAVDDVSLTIADGEVLGVVGPSGCGKTTTLRLVAGFETATDGAIRYDGDDVTHAPPENRNVGLVFQSYALFDNMSVLGNVTFGPKMHGVGKTERRERAFELLELLDIAELADRDPRTLSGGQQQRVGLARALAIEPRILLLDEPMTGLDAKLKQSLRTELGELLDDLGVTTLYVTHDQEQAMAMCDRIAVMNDGVVEQVGSPADVYESPANEFVANFVGTSNVLSGSVRGGRVDFGFAAIEAPDLPAREDANLAVRPADFTVGSGPISGEVRNVFYLGGTVQAVAALDGGPEVTVALDGDGSGISKGDRLDLGLDASDLHLVNE; from the coding sequence ATGTCCGAAGTCGCACTCGACCACGTCACGAAACGCTTCGACTCGACCACCGCTGTCGACGACGTCTCGCTCACCATCGCGGACGGCGAAGTGCTCGGCGTCGTCGGCCCATCGGGGTGTGGCAAGACGACCACGCTGCGACTCGTCGCCGGATTCGAGACGGCGACCGACGGCGCGATACGATACGACGGCGACGACGTCACGCACGCCCCGCCCGAGAACCGCAACGTCGGCCTGGTCTTCCAGTCCTACGCCCTGTTCGACAACATGAGCGTCCTCGGCAACGTCACGTTCGGGCCGAAGATGCACGGCGTCGGGAAGACGGAACGCCGTGAGCGCGCGTTCGAACTGCTCGAACTGCTCGACATCGCGGAACTGGCCGACCGCGACCCGCGGACCCTCTCCGGGGGCCAGCAACAGCGGGTCGGCCTCGCTCGCGCGCTCGCCATCGAGCCGCGGATCCTCCTGCTCGACGAGCCGATGACCGGCCTCGACGCGAAGCTGAAACAGAGCCTCCGGACCGAACTGGGGGAACTGCTCGACGACCTCGGGGTGACGACGCTGTACGTGACCCACGACCAGGAGCAGGCCATGGCGATGTGCGACCGCATCGCCGTGATGAACGACGGCGTCGTCGAGCAGGTCGGCTCCCCCGCCGACGTCTACGAGTCGCCCGCCAACGAGTTCGTCGCCAACTTCGTGGGGACGTCGAACGTCCTCTCCGGGTCGGTCCGGGGCGGCCGCGTGGACTTCGGCTTCGCCGCGATCGAGGCGCCCGACCTCCCGGCGCGGGAGGACGCGAACCTCGCGGTCCGCCCGGCGGACTTCACGGTTGGGTCGGGCCCGATATCCGGCGAGGTGCGGAACGTGTTCTACCTCGGCGGGACGGTCCAGGCCGTCGCGGCGCTCGACGGCGGTCCCGAGGTCACGGTTGCGCTCGACGGGGACGGGAGCGGTATCTCGAAGGGCGACCGCCTCGATCTGGGCCTCGACGCCAGCGACCTCCACCTGGTGAACGAATAG
- a CDS encoding ABC transporter permease, whose amino-acid sequence MGASAERPSLSARYGRQFVTLVLAATVTFLALPVVLTFVSSFAAEWVGPLPSGFLTLDHWNDVVVGTGVGADVSVGSSLAYSAGLALAGVLINLIVGVPIAYAVARYEFLGRDWVNVLAILPLAPGIILGIAFLRTYPDLSTSGVALVVGYSLLKAPYMVMAVQSSFQSMDLQRLEESARSLGASWPRTFLTVIVPNAKAGIVAGSIISWTLAAAEFNFSYIVYSRGTPPLSIFLFNNITNASFLNAAAAVSVFFLLVALVTIALQIVGNRGAIRRI is encoded by the coding sequence ATGGGCGCCAGCGCGGAGCGACCGAGTCTCTCGGCGCGCTACGGTCGCCAGTTCGTGACGCTCGTGCTGGCCGCGACAGTGACCTTCCTCGCGCTCCCGGTCGTCCTCACGTTCGTCAGTTCCTTCGCGGCGGAGTGGGTCGGCCCGCTCCCGAGCGGGTTCCTCACCCTGGACCACTGGAACGACGTCGTTGTCGGCACCGGGGTGGGTGCCGACGTCTCCGTCGGGTCGTCGCTGGCCTACAGCGCGGGCCTCGCGCTGGCCGGCGTCCTCATCAACCTGATCGTCGGCGTCCCCATCGCCTACGCCGTCGCCCGGTACGAGTTCCTCGGCCGCGACTGGGTGAACGTCCTCGCCATCCTCCCGCTCGCGCCCGGCATCATCCTCGGCATCGCCTTCCTCCGGACCTACCCCGACCTGTCGACGTCCGGCGTCGCGCTCGTCGTCGGCTACTCGCTGCTGAAGGCGCCCTACATGGTGATGGCCGTCCAGTCGAGTTTCCAGTCGATGGACCTCCAGCGGCTGGAGGAGAGCGCGCGCTCGCTGGGTGCCTCCTGGCCCCGAACGTTCCTCACCGTCATCGTCCCGAACGCGAAGGCCGGCATCGTCGCCGGGTCGATCATCTCGTGGACGCTGGCCGCGGCGGAGTTCAACTTCTCCTACATCGTCTACTCGCGGGGGACCCCGCCGCTCTCTATCTTCCTGTTCAACAACATCACGAACGCGTCGTTCCTGAACGCCGCCGCCGCAGTGTCGGTGTTCTTCCTGCTCGTCGCGCTCGTGACCATCGCCCTGCAGATCGTCGGCAACCGCGGCGCCATACGGAGGATCTGA
- a CDS encoding ABC transporter permease — translation MATGADSVEGGASGAGRATLPSLVSPLTERQRERRRIVALCLPFLALLLFSGVVPLTEMARISVSEKRLVTEGFTPEYYRRLVTDPYYRTIAVNTLWFALATTVASIAVAVPVAHALEKYDLPAKSAILTVLSFPNSLPGIVAAFMIIVLFGNTGLITNVLAAFSGRSPIDLATATSVVGLFFAYLYSMIPRALLLLRGTYAEVNTDAEEAARSLGASPLATFRYVTLPQIKPGLVGAFVLVFRTALAIFGTILILKSLLVWTLQIDREIAQGFNIAQASAMATVWFAFVLAFTFLTLRYTSAEVSI, via the coding sequence ATGGCGACGGGTGCAGACTCTGTGGAGGGCGGCGCCTCTGGCGCCGGGCGGGCGACGCTCCCCTCGCTCGTGTCGCCCCTGACCGAGCGACAGCGCGAGCGGCGCCGGATCGTCGCGCTCTGTCTGCCGTTCCTGGCGCTGTTGCTGTTTTCGGGCGTCGTCCCGCTGACGGAGATGGCCCGGATCAGCGTCTCGGAGAAACGCCTCGTCACCGAGGGGTTCACACCGGAGTACTACCGCCGACTGGTGACCGACCCGTACTACCGGACCATCGCCGTCAACACGCTCTGGTTCGCGCTGGCGACGACGGTCGCGTCCATCGCCGTCGCCGTGCCGGTCGCCCACGCACTGGAAAAGTACGACCTGCCGGCGAAGTCGGCCATCCTCACCGTCCTCTCGTTCCCGAACAGCCTGCCGGGCATCGTCGCGGCGTTCATGATCATCGTCCTCTTCGGCAACACGGGGCTGATCACGAACGTCCTCGCGGCGTTCTCGGGGCGGTCCCCGATCGATCTGGCGACGGCGACCAGCGTCGTCGGCCTGTTCTTCGCGTACCTCTACTCAATGATCCCGCGCGCACTGCTCCTCTTGCGGGGCACGTACGCGGAGGTGAACACCGACGCCGAGGAAGCCGCCCGGAGCCTCGGCGCGTCGCCGCTCGCGACGTTCCGGTACGTGACGCTCCCGCAGATCAAGCCTGGGCTGGTCGGCGCGTTCGTCCTCGTGTTCCGGACGGCGCTGGCCATCTTCGGCACCATCCTGATCCTGAAGAGCCTCCTCGTCTGGACCCTCCAGATCGACCGCGAGATCGCACAGGGATTCAATATCGCCCAGGCCTCGGCGATGGCGACGGTGTGGTTCGCGTTCGTCCTCGCGTTCACGTTCCTGACGCTGCGGTACACGAGCGCGGAGGTGAGCATCTGA
- a CDS encoding extracellular solute-binding protein, producing MQDTTRRRLLGATGAAMTCGLAGCTGILGGAGGSGGEEYEVGYSDSQTTVDSGTFPTEEKLYIYCVQSGWMNWPSVMSAFQEKYGVQLNDDDRSSGEALQDARSHAQKPTHSAFNGGYSYNVQAMNDGLTQAYKPANWDEVPEGAKTANGHVTGTRKVTTALTYRTDVYEERGLDEPETWEDLLHPDIMQDLALQTPQAAVGLAAALSINNARGGSLDDVQPVIDYYNEILDGGAEFTDNFLAQFTRGEYASFIRYDYSGLDLKYNNEDVAEENVGVALLGGENGNEGAFNALYGYALLKNAPNPEAAKLFMDYVLSIEGQQHFLDAYARPIRAPEMDMPDEFPDQSRYDETEFTVDQAELNEKQSAIIEEITRGASL from the coding sequence ATGCAAGACACGACGCGGAGACGGTTGCTCGGCGCGACGGGCGCCGCGATGACCTGCGGACTGGCGGGCTGTACCGGCATCCTGGGCGGCGCCGGCGGGTCCGGCGGTGAGGAGTACGAAGTCGGCTACAGCGACTCGCAGACGACGGTCGATTCGGGGACGTTCCCCACGGAAGAGAAGCTGTATATCTACTGCGTCCAGTCGGGGTGGATGAACTGGCCCTCCGTGATGTCGGCGTTCCAGGAGAAGTACGGCGTCCAGCTCAACGACGACGACCGGTCCTCCGGCGAGGCCCTCCAGGACGCCCGGTCGCACGCCCAGAAGCCGACGCATTCGGCGTTCAACGGCGGCTACAGCTACAACGTCCAGGCCATGAACGACGGGCTCACCCAGGCGTACAAGCCCGCGAACTGGGACGAGGTGCCGGAGGGCGCCAAGACCGCGAACGGCCACGTCACCGGGACGCGGAAGGTGACGACCGCGCTGACCTACCGCACGGACGTCTACGAGGAGCGCGGCCTCGACGAGCCAGAGACCTGGGAGGACCTGCTCCACCCCGACATCATGCAGGACCTGGCGCTCCAGACGCCCCAGGCCGCCGTCGGCCTCGCCGCGGCGCTCTCTATCAACAACGCCCGTGGCGGGAGCCTCGACGACGTCCAGCCGGTGATCGACTACTACAACGAGATCCTGGACGGCGGCGCGGAGTTCACCGACAACTTCCTGGCCCAGTTCACGCGCGGCGAGTACGCCTCGTTCATCCGGTACGACTACTCCGGGCTGGACCTGAAGTACAACAACGAGGACGTCGCCGAGGAGAACGTCGGCGTCGCGCTCCTAGGCGGCGAGAACGGTAACGAGGGGGCGTTCAACGCGCTGTACGGCTACGCCCTGTTGAAGAATGCGCCGAACCCGGAGGCGGCGAAGCTGTTCATGGACTACGTGCTCTCCATCGAGGGCCAGCAGCACTTCCTCGACGCCTACGCCCGCCCCATCCGGGCCCCGGAGATGGACATGCCGGACGAGTTCCCCGACCAGAGCCGCTACGACGAGACGGAGTTCACGGTCGACCAGGCGGAACTCAACGAGAAGCAGTCGGCCATCATCGAGGAGATCACGCGCGGTGCCAGCCTGTAA